The Chanos chanos chromosome 3, fChaCha1.1, whole genome shotgun sequence genome segment TTGTTTGGAGATGACAAAGACGATTTGACAAGGTTTAGCCCAGATGCCGCCGCCCCTCGCACGCAGATCGGCAGCTGTTTAAACGGATGAATTTTATAAGTTTCTCTAACGTTAACTTTCATTTAGCAGATTATCTAGACAAATAACTGACACATCACTGAGATCGTGTTAATACCATGATGATACCTTTCATTTTCGTCTCGGTCATTGCAGGaaactgaaatctgaaatgTTCCCAGAAAATTGTGAGCAGTTTAGATTAAAGAACCACATATCCAACTGAATTGATCCCAGCCACGGTTAAGAGATAGTTCATTTAACACACTCAAGCTAAGTAGGCAGATGAAGCAGCTGTCTTTTGATAATCAGCAATTTTAACAAATAAGCTGACCAGTGCTATATCTGGTCTTTACAAAATCAGGTTTGCAATTTTAATCAAACAATTACTCAGGAAAACCCCAGGATATTGATATGTCCACAACGGACCATTAGTTTGATAAGATAGTAATATTACACCTTCAAGATATAAACATGTGGAGCAAAAACGATCTTCTCCATGATGCTAGTAATTTGAATCTTAAGTTTGTGACTATGTAGCTATGTCTCCTGGCACAATCAGTCTGACTCACTGCACTTTCCCCCACAGGAAATTGTGTTAAAGAATGGCACAGATGCTTTTGAGATCTGGCAGGACCCCCCACCTCCAGTCtacattcagttttatttcttcAATCTGACCAATCCTGATGAGGTGTTGGCCGGGGAAAGACCTGCAGTACTGCAGCTGGGGCCATACACCTATAGGTGAGTATTTGTTGAGCCAATGAGAATGCTGACGATTGTTAAGAGTGAAATTTAGGTCACAAAGAGATTTAATTGTGTAATAAAGATCATGGGTCTGTTTAGGGGCTGAGAAAACGTCATCACATGACTACAAGTCAGTGGTCATCTCCTTTATTAAGTTAGAAATTATGAGTCATTTGGCAAATATTTTAAGTTAGCGATGACCGTACCTGCATTTTTGTACAGTTTGTCACATTTATAACTTTAATATTGTCAGCATTTTCATTTCCCCTTTTTTGATCCTTTTAAATGTGACCTCAGGGAACTGAGTGAAAGTTCAGTCCAGccactgtgttttaataaaagGAAGGATTAACATGGGGATTTATAATGACTCATATTCAGAGAGAAACCTGTGGAAGCAGCTAGCAGTAGAGATTTAAACCTGTTTGTAGCCTACACTGGATTCAAAATGCAAGTGAGTGGACAAACAGTTTTGTAATGTAGCCTTATAAATGGGTCTATtttacgtaaaaaaaaaaaaaaaaatcactgaaacaaACTCACAGTTTCTTTGCAATTTATAGGTCAAGGATGTATCTCCTAATTTGATTTGCTCCTTTAACTGCAGGAAATCTTCCACTGTGCCCTTTTGATTTCCTTGTTAATAGTtgccgggtttttttttttttttttttttttaggattgcCAAGATCatacagtttatttttatagaCGTGTTCAAGTCACAAACTGATCGGTGATCTGTGCATATGTAGAGGAAACGTTTTTACATTTGTATCCACAGCCTTGTGTTTGTATCTGCAGGATGAAGTACACCGTATGTGCAGCCGAAATGTCTATAAACTCTTTAAAAACCTGTTAGTCTTATCTTTGTTGTTCAAAGAGGAATTGGTTTTAGGATGACTATTCATTGAAGTGGATTCTTTTTTACCAGAGAGTATCGTCCTATGGAAAATGTGCGCTTCCTGGAGAATGGCACCAAAGTGGTTGCAGTCAACCCAAAGACTTATGTGTTTGAACCCAACATGACCAACGGGTCAGAGGATGATCTCATTAGAACTGCAAACATTCCAGCAATGGTGAGATTCTGTTTCTTCTCCATGAGCAAccctgttgtcttttgtttcgttgttttttttttacttcaagtTGGGTGTTATTATCAGACAAAAGATAGAATGGGGACGCAGATtcataatatttgttttttctttgggcCTTTGCATATGTCTGTTTGATTCAATGAAtgatttccctctctctctttctccttctgtgtgtgtgcacatgtgggcgtgtgtgctcgcgtgtgcgcgcacgtgtgcttgcatttgtgcatgcatgatttcagacagtgatggagaaattTGCAGACCACAGCTTTATCAGCAGATTCATCTCAGACTACATGAAAGGGGTTGGCATCGGTTTATTTGTGACCTACACTGTCCGAGACCTTCTGTGGGGTTACCAGGACCCACTGCTCCATGCTCTCCAGACCTTTGATCATAGTTTGGATGACAACTTTGGCCTCTTCTACAAGGTACAGTTTCATGCCCTGCCTTGGGGAGACATGTATTTGAACTACATTTTTGACAAACACACCAAAGGAAAACTAGATATTATTTTTAGTAATAAAACATTAGCCTTAGTCATGCTCTCGGTATCAGTTCTTAGTGCAGAAGGACATGAAATAGATGTATTCTGTGAAACAGTGATCAATAATACCAATGACAGTGAGAGTTTTCCTTTATTTCTATACATGGATTGAAGCCAGAACTCTATGGACATCATACAGCCTTTCTCATTGTCCAATTTTCCGAAGTTTGTTACCAGTTTAATCTGTGCACTGGCAATTTAATCTGTGAGCaatctgtgtcagagagaaaaagcacGGAGTCAGCTGTGGTATCACGCACTCATACCACACAAGGAATCTTAAAGACCCACAGTAGACATAGTTCATTTTCCCATGTAGGTCagtacaacactgtctctaaagATGTGGCAGAATTTTTATCTCCCTATTCTATATTGACAAACCTTCAGATGTTTGTGCAAATGACTCTTGAGTAAGAAACCCAGAGTGAAGTACtgttgtttgatgtgtgtttcagatgaatGGGACTGGTGATGGAGAGTATGTATTTTTCACTGGAGAAGACAATTATCAAGACTTTGCTCGGGTGGACTTGTGGAATGATGAAAGGTAAAGCCTCTTGATCACTTCATGATTATTACgaccacgaaaaaaaaaaacctctggacGGATTTGTTTACTTATCAGGGTTTATCTTAGTTGACATAATCAATACCTTCAGCTGCTTCTTTGGTAATGTCTCTCAAATCAAGAGCTGAGAGAGGTTCCTTTGTCTTTATCTTCTCAtcgtgtttgtatttgtatctttaTCTTAGTTCATTAAAATGGTGGAGCACTGATGAATGTAACATGATCAATGGGACGAATGGAGCCGCCTTCCATCCAGTAATCACCAAGAAAGAGACACtatacatgttttcatcagATCTCTGCAGGTAAGCTCCCTCGTGCTAGAGCAGTGAATTTTGAATAGTTATTGCCTGTTTGGAGTGATGAACAGGCCTGACCTTGCTAATCCATTATTGGATTGAGTCCTGGGCTCTTTGTGTCTCTATTAGGTAAGTTAGATACAGTCATGGTTGCCCAATCCATATGTGTACCTCAATGCTTACCCCATCCCAAATGAAGGCAAGCTTCCTATCAGTGAAGCTGCGTAAGACCTCTGTACAGATTAAAATCCCTATTTGTCGTTCAATATTTtcaccctctcctcttttttttttcctgagcgtCAATTTATTAGCCTATGACCTGTCCCTCAAACAAAGGTAGAGGATTTCAAAGTATTGGACTTGCTTTATCCTGGAAAAAGTAGGTGTCCATAGGCCAAAGCTCCTCTGTGATTAGAGACAGCACAGATCAGCATTACTTTCCCAACAACAATAAAGTGCTTGTGTTGCTGCCGGTGACATAGTGCTGAATGTATGAATGATTGTGCATATCGAGAAAATTCAACTTTTTAAACTAACAAATAGACCAGTCCATCCCCAGATCTTATGAAATAAGAcctctttgttttattaaaactaGATTTAGATTTTGCACAATTTAGAGCAGTGTAGACCAGCTTAAGGGAATTCTGTACAATATCTGCATTGTGTAAGATCTCAGCTGAGGTTCTGGTCCAGGATTTAAAGTATATGTTACTGCCAGCTCagcaaaaaaacaccaaactcATTCTTTTACAGCTTGAGAATGCAAGGTTAATTAGTATCATAGTAGCAGTCTGTTCGCTTAGCCTTTTACTATTACAGTCTGTTGCTGAgtattccagaaaaaaaaaaaaacatttacagttaGGCCTTGGTTGGGGAAACAGTAAGGGTGCCCTTTCTTGGAGTTACTTTATACATTGTCAGTTTTGTAACtattcagtcacacagacaatatAACCATCTGTTGTGTGGTGACACAATGCAATGCGTTGGGAAACATTACTTCTAAAAGTAACTTCTTTCGTTGCAACATAAGAGATTGCATCACACACTAATTCCGTTTTCCGCtatgaattaaaaataatagGAATACTTCCATTCATTAAAAACAAGAGTTTGGGCGCGACACATCTCTAGTTGCCAGTGCCATTCATGAACAAGCAGGTAGAGTGTTCCAACGGCAAACACGACAGCTTTAGGAAGAAGGGGatatattatgtattttatttgcgtcaaaaataaacatacacaaattaGAAAAGTTAAGCAAGTTGGTAAAGAAATTTGAAAAAGTAACTTGGTTAATATGGCTTAAATTCAAGAAGTAACGTGTTACGTTATTTGTTACTACAAAAAGTAATCTGCGTAATGCACATGGCTTGTAACATGTTATCCCCAGCACTGGTAAGTATTCACTCATGACCTGTACTGGGAGAAGTTGTGCTCTGGGGTGGGGCACTGGTTCATTTGTTTGGAGGATGTGTCACTCAGCGTTGCAAATTAGTACAGAAAGGAGGATCTGTAGAGACTTTTCACACTTTACATGTTATGGTGTTCCTATGCAAAACTCACTGATACTGATGTTTTACATGGAGATAAAGCTTTATTATGTCCCTCGGAAGAGCTCAGGCTTAGCACTAATTaatgtcattcacacacatacttacaaaGACTAtaatacactctctctttctctttctttctctttttctttcaggtcTCTTTATGCGCTCTATGAGCAGGAAGTGAATGTGAAAGGAATCCCAGGGTACCGCTTTGTTCCTCCCAGCGAGGTTTTTGCCAACCTGACAGTGAATCCAGCTAACGCTGGCTTCTGTGTGCCCGCAGGAAACTGCCTTGGTTCAGGCTTATTAAACATCAGTGCCTGCAAGCAAGGTACATGTTTGACAAAGGGACAGCACAAGATATCAGTGGAATAGCTCAGTTTAATTAACACCTTAATTATCACTTCAAAACCTTACTTTTAAACCTTACCTGAGTTCAAAGACCCAAAGCTTACAGGGCCATAACTTTATCTTCAGCTGATCACTCACTTTT includes the following:
- the scarb2c gene encoding lysosome membrane protein 2c isoform X2, with translation MVTKSCCIYSTGVLSILILIAGIALVLSQVFPNILYNRIKQEIVLKNGTDAFEIWQDPPPPVYIQFYFFNLTNPDEVLAGERPAVLQLGPYTYREYRPMENVRFLENGTKVVAVNPKTYVFEPNMTNGSEDDLIRTANIPAMTVMEKFADHSFISRFISDYMKGVGIGLFVTYTVRDLLWGYQDPLLHALQTFDHSLDDNFGLFYKMNGTGDGEYVFFTGEDNYQDFARVDLWNDESSLKWWSTDECNMINGTNGAAFHPVITKKETLYMFSSDLCRSLYALYEQEVNVKGIPGYRFVPPSEVFANLTVNPANAGFCVPAGNCLGSGLLNISACKQGAPIIMSSPHFYQADEKFAKDIFGMNPKKEDHETTIDINPLTGIVIRAAKRLQVNVYLEKITAFSQTGDIKTLVYPIMFLNESVVIDEDSAKKLRAVVDMGNVVINIPFIVIGLGILMGVVFLVLMCRQRSTPAERQPLLTS
- the scarb2c gene encoding lysosome membrane protein 2c isoform X1, yielding MVTKSCCIYSTGVLSILILIAGIALVLSQVFPNILYNRIKQEIVLKNGTDAFEIWQDPPPPVYIQFYFFNLTNPDEVLAGERPAVLQLGPYTYREYRPMENVRFLENGTKVVAVNPKTYVFEPNMTNGSEDDLIRTANIPAMTVMEKFADHSFISRFISDYMKGVGIGLFVTYTVRDLLWGYQDPLLHALQTFDHSLDDNFGLFYKMNGTGDGEYVFFTGEDNYQDFARVDLWNDESSLKWWSTDECNMINGTNGAAFHPVITKKETLYMFSSDLCRSLYALYEQEVNVKGIPGYRFVPPSEVFANLTVNPANAGFCVPAGNCLGSGLLNISACKQGAPIIMSSPHFYQADEKFAKDIFGMNPKKEDHETTIDINPLTGIVIRAAKRLQVNVYLEKITAFSQTGDIKTLVYPIMFLNESVVIDEDSAKKLRAVVDMGNVVINIPFIVIGLGILMGVVFLVLMCRQRVPESTPAERQPLLTS